The genomic window CCCCCAGTCGGCGCACCGTTTCGACATCGCGCCACAGAACTCGGGGCGTCTCGCCGAGCTTGAAAATCCAACTGGCGGACTTCGCCAACATCAGTTCCTGCGACTGAAATTCCCGCCGCTCTTCCCGTTTGCGATTATCCGCGAGCTCCGTCATCATGGTGGTCAGACTCACGATGAGCAGCAGTGGCGAGATCCTTACCAGACTCCAATACAAGGTCATACCTATATTCTCCAACCAGCCTCGATCCCTAGCAATGGCCACGTCACCTGCAAGCTGGTGGCGTGACTCCTGTGATTGGCAATACCATTTCCGGACGGTTCGTTTCTAGAGCTGGCCACCCGACCCCGCCACCCGAACCTGTTCACGAACCCATTCACGAAATCCACGGCGACCTCTCGTAAACGTGAGCGAACGAAGCTCTTTTTCGAACACTTTATTCGGGAGAATCCAATTTGGTCTTGCTAAAGTCAGCGTCCGTCAAACCAACATTCAATTGTAGATTGACGTAGGTATACTCTTCAATCAGAGGTGGCTCCATGCCTTCCCGTTCTGGCCAATCGTGTACCGTGATCCGAATGGGTACGTGTAGCGTGTCGTCGAAAAACAGGCTCGCTTTGTGGAACTCGACTCCGTCAACTCGATTGGGGTGAACCACCTGAATGTGAGTGCAAACTCGATCCTTTACCTTGGCTTTACGAAAATAGGACACTTTTGTATTTGTTGCATCGGGATCGTTTTCCATGTCGTTCGTAACGAGTTCGATGAGCCGTTGGATCATCTTGTCGAATCCAAGGTCCGTGATCGGATAGTTGCTTTCCCGCTTCGCAGCCGAGCCGTGCGGATCGATTTCGAGTTTCACATAATTGAACGAAAGTCCGCCCTTACGGACTAGCATCATTCCATTGTTCTTGCCCTCAACGTACAAGACTTTGCGTCCCCTCAAACTGCTTGGCGCCAGATAATTTAGGAACACCGCCATTGGGCGATCGGTACGACCACCATCGCTCGGTGCACAACGCATCTGAACCTGAATACACTGTGCCTTCTGAAGTTCACCATTCATCCGTTCGCGTTTAAAAATATAACACGAGTAATCGCGTATATTTTTCTCAATGTAGTCGCAATGAAGATTGGCGTAGCGCAAGGGCTCCAAGAGAGGATGCGTGTCGGTTGTGGGTTCTTTCGATGCTATTTCATCTGCGGGCGCATTGGCGATCAAACCAAACATACAGAAAATCGTCGCCAAGCCAGAGAGCAAATGCTGACCAAACTGATTCATGAATACAGCCCCCCTACTTCCGAAAAGTTGTCCGAGTTCGCGCTGGACGGGGATCAAACCATGCTGCCGCCTGAAGAATCAGCAATCGATCGACACCTCTCACGCTCTAAACACACGCGTCGTGAAGCAAGTGGTTTCCCGCACTCGCAATCCTATACGCGAATGTCATGGCACCTGAGCAGAGATTTCAATAAAAATGATATTGCGTCACCAGCTAGGATCGGTTGCATCGATCAATCAAAGTTTGACGCTGTTTCGATGCGCCCGATTTCAATCGTCACCGCTCAAACGGCTAATCGACATAAGCGTTAAAGTCAAGCCTATCGAATAGGTTGTTCCAGTCCAGCCTTTCAGAACGGTTGAGCGTTGATTTCGGATTCTGACGAATATCGCCGATAAATGGTCTGTTGCTTCTTTGTCGCCTTCGAGGGTGGTTCCAGCTTTGCGAGTATTGACACTAGCCTTTCTGACATGCGTCCTGATGCGGTACACGATCGCATCCGACGGCGGGTTGGTGGACTTGCAGTCGGAAGACTTTATCGGCTACATCGATGTGGCCCCCGTCACAGTTCCCGGCACAGTTCCTAACAGCGAGGGTCCGTCGGATAGCCGATCTGTATGGGAGACACCACCGAACGATGCCATGAATACGGTAAGTCAGCTTGACTGGCTCGACCGCACCAAAGTTGGCTACGACGACGGTTTTATGATCGCGAGCACTGACGATTTGGACTTAGACACGGGACGTTATCCGTTCAAAATAAAACTGAACGGCTGGGGCCAGTTACGACACACGATCTCAAATTTCGCCCCCCCCAATCTCGATCTGAATCAATTCCAACTCAAACGAGGACGCCTCGTTTTTTCTGGCACCGCGTTCAATCCTGACTTCTCCTATTACCTGCAACTCGATGGTCGCAGCAGTAGCGGCGACAACGTGCGACTGATTGACTACTATTTGAATTACGATTTTGGTCACACCATTTGGGCATTAGATCCCGGAACGATTGGCTTTCGAACAGGCAAGTACAAGATGCCGTTCTCGATGGCACGCGGGATGACGGGACGTGAATTCGAATTCACGGATCGGTCGATGGCCAGCATGTTCTTCGACGTCAACCGCAGTTTTGCCTGGGGGCTCTATGGACAGCTAGAGCTGTTCCAAAAGCCGGTCTCTTGGGAGACCGCCATCTTCAACGGCTTGGTAACCGGCGGTGCGGAGACGGGAAGTAGTGGAACATTGGATAACAATTTCGCGTACTCAGGTCGGATTTCGACCAATCTCACTGGCGATTGGGGCCAGAGTGAGTTGGCCGATTTTGAGATACATCAACGTCTAGCAATGCGTGTAGGATGCGGATTTGCTTCCTCGGTAATCGACCGTAGTGGAAGTACCGAATTCGACAGCCTTCGCGTCGTTGACTCGGGAAGCACGCTCGCTAGTATCCTTCCCGCTGACGTCGATAGCTACTCCGCCTCGCTTTACTCCGTCGACACGTCACTGAAATACCGAGGTTGGTCTTCGACACTGGAATATTACTTTCGCAACGTGACCGACATCACCGGACCGTCGTCCGTTCCCAATCTGTTCGACCATGGCTTTTGGTTCCAACTTGGTTACTTTGTGATCCCACGAAAATTGGAGTTGCTCACCAGGTGGTCACGCGTTGATGGAAACTCCGGATCGCTTGGGGAACAAGATCAGAGTGCTGAAGAAATAGCGGGTGGATTGGCTTGGTACTTCCGAGGAAATCAAGCCAAACTTGTTGTCGATGCGACACACCTCGATGGAGCACCGATTGACTCTTCATCGCTCGATATCACTCCAGGCGATGTGGGGTGGCTCTTTCGGTCTCAGATTCAGTTCAGCTTTTAAACGGCTCTTCCCGAGAATCGGTAGGAGACATTTCAAAACGGTGGAAGGACGCGAACGACATCCCGTGTGGCTACGATACAACCGCGACTTGCGTGAATCGACTTTACCATCGCTGCCCTCGTTACGTTCCTCTTTCGCTCCATCGCATCGGCCCAAAACGAGCACGCCTTTCCTGCCCCTACTCACACGATGCTAGGCAAGGTCACCGCGGTGGAACGAGCCACCGCGCCAACAACGGACGCACAACTTGCCGCATTAGCAATCGTAAGGCAAAAGAGAGCCTGTGGGTTCTGTGGCCTGCTAAATCAATCGAAAAGCTAGGTATTTTCATGAAATGAAATGCCATATCGTGTTGCCCGGCAGCGACGGTAGATCCGGATTCGGTCCATGCTGGACGGCTCGAAGAACGAATTATACGATGGGGATCGTGGACGCGCTGAAGCTGCCTTTATCTCCTTGGCAAATGGATGGTAAAGGTTTCACATCAAGTTTGATAACCAAAGGTCGGCACCAGAAATGAAGGAAAACTCACTCGTGATGCCGTGCCCTAAAGTACTATCGATTCAGGTCGGCCGACCGCAACACTTCGACGATGTCGACTCGCCAGCGAACCGCCCGATGAAACCATGGACGTCTGGCATCGTCAAACAACTCGTCAATGGCCCAGTAATGGTTCGCTGCACGAACATCGACGGCGACGAACAAGCGGACCTCGTTCATCATGGTGGCGTCGACAAAGCCGTGTTGGCCTATTCTGTGCTGCACTACGCTTTTTGGAAAACACAGCACCAGGAAGTTGAATGGCAAGCTGGATGCTTTGGTGAAAACTTGACCCTCGATGGGGTCACCGAAGCGGACGTTTGTATTGGCGACCAGTTCGAAATCGGCTCCTGTGTGCTGCAGATTTCACAACCGCGGCAACCATGTTGGAAACTATCACGACGTTGGAATCTTCCTAAACTTGCCGTTCAAGTTCAGCAAACGCGGCGGACCGGATGGTATCTTCGCGTGATCAAAGAAGGTGTCATTGAAGCAGGCCAAACGATGCGATTGGTCGAGCGTCCCTATCCACGATGGACCATTGAGAAGGCAAATTCGATCATGTTCGCAAAGCCGCGTGATCCGGTTCAAGACCAGGCGTTGGCAGAATGCACAGCGTTATCCGCATCGTGGCGTGAGACACTGGGACAACGATCACTGCGTAGTAACGAACAGATCCTCCAAAGCGAGAAAAGGCGGTTATCGGAGGATCCCTTTCGATGAGGTCCGGATGTCGATGCTTCCGTTATCCCTCAACTTGAAGTGATCGAAACGTTGCGGAGACACGTATCTTGCCCCAGTCAGCTGCGGCTGGAAGCCACAGCCACGTGATCCCGCACCCTAAAGTCAAATCTGGACAAAGCACGAGGGTCGCCAATCAAACTAAAGTTTTCGCATTTTTAGTTTGCGGATTTCGGAGTCGGTTTGGTAGGAGGCGATGCCAAGAGGTTCGCACAAATCCATCTCCAATCGGGTGCTAAACTGGCGTTCTTCACGCGGTTGTGCAAAATGCAATTGGTCGTCGATCCAGTAAGAGATCGCCTTCTCATCCACGCGGACTCGGACGCGATACCAGCGATTCTTTTCGAATTCGATGTAACTGGTCGACGGATTTTCTGACGCGTCCGCTCCGTCGATGCTGCTCAGACCGACCACACCTCCACCCCAACCGCCAAGCACCAAACTGACGACGCTCTCTCCAACCGGGAAGGTCAGAGCACAAAAAAAATCATGACCATCGGTCCGCCGGGCTTCAAAAATAATTTCGTAATTTTCACGCAGTAGCGGCCCCGCCCAGCGGACGCCCGTGATGGGGTCTCCAGCGGCCAATTTGACGACGTTTCCTTTGATTTCGACGGCCCCCGCACCCGGAAAATCACTGATGACCCACGAATCCTTCAGCTCGGTCCAGTCGGTGGGCTTCCCGTTTGACGTCTTTTTTGCATCTTCTTTGTCAGCATCCTTCACCTGCGGTATCGCTACAACCGATCCAGAAGGTACATCGGATACATCCGTTTCGGTGGGGGTCTGCGCGGCTAGATCGCGAGCGGAACCCATGAACACAAGGCTGGACAACGCTAGCAAAACAAGAAAACGCCACTGATCCCAAGGCCCACGCCGCAGTTTGACGGATCCCCAGGCTCCTGGCAGGGGGCCCAATCGATTGCAGGCAGCTTGCTGGCGAGCGTGGTGCTCGCGAAACCAGGGTCTGAGAAGCCGTGCGTGCCCAGACAGCAGTCGGGGAGCGAGTGGATGAAGAAAAAGTCGATTTTCGAGAGAGACTATTGCCATTTTTGTGCCGCTGGGCTTGATACACGAGGAAATGAGGTCAGTATGTCAACGATTGAGTATTATCCGAATCAAGAAACAACCATGCAATCGATCACAAGAAAAACGATTTTCGGCGTCCGGTTGGCCTTTGCCGCCCTCGTACTCTATTGGTTACTCATCTTTTTGGGCACCCATTTGCCGACAAGGTCGATCGCGAATGTTCCGAAGATCAACGATAAGCTGATTCATTTTACCATGTTTGCCGGTCTCGGTTTCCTACTCTGTTACATCACAACGTCTCGACGATTACTGCCTCGGTTCGGCCGCATTGTTGTCGTCGGGCTGATTTATGCGGCCGCCGACGAATGGTCGCAAGGCTTCGTTCGAGGCCGAACGACCGATGTTCACGATTTTCTTGCCGACGCCTGTGGTCTGATTGGTGCCGTGATTCTGTACGCAGTCATTCGATACTTGTACTATCGTTTTCGATATGGTTCTCAAACACCTCAGCCACCGTGTTTTTCTGGCAACATCCTCGTCGAGCCGACAGAGAGTTAGTGGCTTGTCTACTCGATCCAAAATCATGCGTGTTTTTGTTACCGGCGGGACCGGATTACTGGGAAACAATGTTCTACGGCAACTGGAAGCCGCTGGACATGAAAGCGTGGCTTTAGTCCGTCAACCCCCTGAGTCCAAAGTCTTTGCTGGACTGTCGACTCGTTTGGTCCACGGCGATTTGTTTTCGGAAGAGACGATCGATCGTGCGGTTGCCGATTGCGATGCCGTGGTCCACTCGGCAGCGCTCATTCATCTTGGCTGGACACGGCTTGCCGAATCGATGCGAATCAATCGCGATGGAACCAAGGCGATTGTCGACGCGTGCATCAAGTACGATCGCAAACTGTTGCATGTTGGAACGGTCGATTCGATCGCGATCGGATCGAAACGAGCCCCGGCGAACGAATCGACGCCGATGACCAGCTCGACACAAAACATTCCCTGTAGCTACGTCGTGAGCAAGAAAGCCAGCGTGGAAACGGTTCTCGATGGGGTCCGCCGCGGGCTGCGTGCGACGATCGTCCATCCCGGTTTCATGCTCGGCCCCTGGGATTGGAAGCCCAGTAGCGGACGAATGATTGTCGAAGTAAGCAAAGCGTGGCGTCCCTTCGCTCCACGCGGAGGAGCAAGTGTTTGCGACGTCCGTGATGTTGCCGCCGCGGTGATTGCGGGGATCGAGCATGCGTCTCAGGACGGTCGACAATATATCCTCGGCGGCCACAACATCACTTACTTTCAACTTTGGAAAGAGATTACTCGCCGTACCGGTACTCGCGGCCCGGTCACCCCGACGGGCCCCCTTGCCTTGTGGGTGGCAGGAATCGTCGGCGATTTCAAGACGCGAATCACGAATCGCGAAAGCGATATCAACAGTGCCGCGATTCGTATGAGCAGCCTGTTCCATTGGTATGACAGCAGCCGAGCCGAAAACGAGCTCGGCTACCAGATTCGCGGGCTGGAGGAAACGCTTGATGACGCCATCCAGTGGATCTGCTAGCATTTTCACTTTGGCTTGTCAATCGGCCTGGAACCGCAATTTCACCTGGCAAATGTCGCGGTTTTACCAATCAGCATCTCGATTCCAAAACTTTCTATGGAGCGAAAATTAACATTAAAGGTTGTGGTAACAATTAGATGCTCGTGTTTTGGGAGTCCCAGAATACCAAAACCCCTCCGCATGGTGGGTTGCGGCAAAAAGCGCGAATTGACAAACCGTAGCATTCTCGATCAACCTATCGAACGTTAGGAATCTGCAGCTTGGAAGATTTCCAACGACGAACAAAAAGTGACCAAGAACTAAATACCCCGAGAGTCTGAATGTCCCGAGCGATGCTCGAAACGATCCGAGAAATGACACCCGCTATTTTGCCGAGCATTTTGTCAGGCGATTTCGGCGATATGAAATCGGAGATCCAACGGTTGACCGATGCCGGTGCTCCGATGTTTCACCTGGACGTCATGGATGGTCACTTCGTTCCCAACTTGACCTTCGGAATGCCGATGGTCGAAGGACTGAATCGGCACACGGAGTTGCCGCTTGACGTGCATTTGATGATTAGTGATCCGCTGCGATACGCCGAACCGATGGTGCGAGCGGGTGCGGATGTGTTGACGTTTCACGTCGAGGCGGTCGAGGATGCCGCTCATGTGGCAAAGGCGTTTCGTGATCTCGATATTGTGGTTGGCGTTGCTTTGGATCCAGAAACGCCCATCCGTGACTTGGAACCCTGCATCGATTTCGTTGACATGGTGTTGGTGATGAGTGTCAAAGCAGGGTTTGGCGGTCAATCGTTCGACCCCGTTTCGCTCGACAAGTTAAAACTGTTACGAGAAAACCATCCCGATTTATTGCTACAGATTGACGGGGGCATCAATCCGGAAACGATTACCCAGGCCCGACAAGCAGGCTGTGATTTGTTCGTCGTTGGGTCTGCGATCGTTTGTAGTGAAGATTACCGTGCTGCTTACGCCGAATTGGATCAAGCGCTCAAAGCGGTAAGTCATTCAACCGATCAAACCAGGAAAGGACAGGAGAAATCATGATGTTACGTGCTCCAGTGCTATCTCGTGTTTTAGTCATTCGACCTGGCGCGACCTCCTTTGACGACGAGCAACGAATCAAAGGTTCGCTCGACATGCCACTTAGTGATCAAGGCAGAGTCCAGGTCGATGCGATGGCGTCCGAATTGGCGGATGTCCCCGTGAAAACGATCTTCT from Novipirellula aureliae includes these protein-coding regions:
- a CDS encoding DUF1571 domain-containing protein, translated to MNQFGQHLLSGLATIFCMFGLIANAPADEIASKEPTTDTHPLLEPLRYANLHCDYIEKNIRDYSCYIFKRERMNGELQKAQCIQVQMRCAPSDGGRTDRPMAVFLNYLAPSSLRGRKVLYVEGKNNGMMLVRKGGLSFNYVKLEIDPHGSAAKRESNYPITDLGFDKMIQRLIELVTNDMENDPDATNTKVSYFRKAKVKDRVCTHIQVVHPNRVDGVEFHKASLFFDDTLHVPIRITVHDWPEREGMEPPLIEEYTYVNLQLNVGLTDADFSKTKLDSPE
- a CDS encoding MOSC domain-containing protein, encoding MPCPKVLSIQVGRPQHFDDVDSPANRPMKPWTSGIVKQLVNGPVMVRCTNIDGDEQADLVHHGGVDKAVLAYSVLHYAFWKTQHQEVEWQAGCFGENLTLDGVTEADVCIGDQFEIGSCVLQISQPRQPCWKLSRRWNLPKLAVQVQQTRRTGWYLRVIKEGVIEAGQTMRLVERPYPRWTIEKANSIMFAKPRDPVQDQALAECTALSASWRETLGQRSLRSNEQILQSEKRRLSEDPFR
- a CDS encoding VanZ family protein; its protein translation is MQSITRKTIFGVRLAFAALVLYWLLIFLGTHLPTRSIANVPKINDKLIHFTMFAGLGFLLCYITTSRRLLPRFGRIVVVGLIYAAADEWSQGFVRGRTTDVHDFLADACGLIGAVILYAVIRYLYYRFRYGSQTPQPPCFSGNILVEPTES
- a CDS encoding NAD-dependent epimerase/dehydratase family protein, translating into MRVFVTGGTGLLGNNVLRQLEAAGHESVALVRQPPESKVFAGLSTRLVHGDLFSEETIDRAVADCDAVVHSAALIHLGWTRLAESMRINRDGTKAIVDACIKYDRKLLHVGTVDSIAIGSKRAPANESTPMTSSTQNIPCSYVVSKKASVETVLDGVRRGLRATIVHPGFMLGPWDWKPSSGRMIVEVSKAWRPFAPRGGASVCDVRDVAAAVIAGIEHASQDGRQYILGGHNITYFQLWKEITRRTGTRGPVTPTGPLALWVAGIVGDFKTRITNRESDINSAAIRMSSLFHWYDSSRAENELGYQIRGLEETLDDAIQWIC
- the rpe gene encoding ribulose-phosphate 3-epimerase, with protein sequence MSRAMLETIREMTPAILPSILSGDFGDMKSEIQRLTDAGAPMFHLDVMDGHFVPNLTFGMPMVEGLNRHTELPLDVHLMISDPLRYAEPMVRAGADVLTFHVEAVEDAAHVAKAFRDLDIVVGVALDPETPIRDLEPCIDFVDMVLVMSVKAGFGGQSFDPVSLDKLKLLRENHPDLLLQIDGGINPETITQARQAGCDLFVVGSAIVCSEDYRAAYAELDQALKAVSHSTDQTRKGQEKS